One genomic segment of Suncus etruscus isolate mSunEtr1 chromosome 15, mSunEtr1.pri.cur, whole genome shotgun sequence includes these proteins:
- the LOC126031299 gene encoding acidic leucine-rich nuclear phosphoprotein 32 family member B-like, which translates to MESRDPGRGERARTEMEPQPPPLQPPWGPPLEARASRAVRELVLDNCKSNDGKIEGLTDEFVNLELLSLINVCLISVSNLPKLPKLKKLELSENKVFGGLDMLAEKLPNLTHLNLSGNKLKDISTLEPLKKLGYLRSLDLFNCEVTYLNDYRESVFKLLPQLTYLDGYDRDDREAPDSDTEVDGADEEEEDEEGEDEEDEEDEDGEEEEFDDEDDEDEDVEGEEDEDEVSGEEEDFGQDGEVDEDDEDEDEDEDEDEEEEEEESGKGEKRKRETDDEGEDD; encoded by the coding sequence atggAGTCTCGGGACCCCGGCCGCGGTGAGCGCGCGCGGACGGAGATGGAGCCGCAGCCGCCCCCGCTGCAGCCGCCTTGGGGTCCCCCCTTGGAGGCTCGCGCGTCACGAGCGGTTCGAGAACTTGTCCTGGACAATTGCAAATCAAATGATGGAAAAATTGAGGGCTTAACGGATGAATTTGTGAATTTAGAATTACTTAGTTTAATAAATGTATGCTTGATTTCAGTTTCAAATCTCCCCAAGCTACCTAAATTGAAAAAGCTTGAGCTCAGTGAAAATAAGGTGTTTGGAGGTCTGGACATGTTAGCAGAAAAACTTCCAAATCTTACGCATCTAAATTTAAGTGGAAATAAGCTGAAAGATATCAGCACCTTAGAACCTTTGAAAAAGTTGGGATATCTGAGAAGCCTGGATCTGTTTAACTGTGAAGTTACTTACCTGAATGACTACCGAGAGAGTGTCTTCAAGCTCTTGCCCCAGCTGACCTACCTGGATGGCTATGACCGAGATGATAGAGAAGCTCCTGATTCAGACACTGAGGTAGACGGTgcagatgaagaggaggaggatgaagaaggagaagatgaggaggatgaagaggatgAGGATGGTGAGGAAGAAGAGtttgatgatgaagatgatgaagatgaagatgtagaaggggaagaagatgaagatgaagtcAGTGGAGAGGAAGAAGATTTTGGCCAGGATGGAGAAGTTGATGAAGATGATGAGGATGaagatgaggatgaggatgaggatgaagaggaagaggaggaagaaagcgGGAAAggtgaaaagaggaagagagaaacagaTGATGAAGGAGAAGATGATTAA